One stretch of Ipomoea triloba cultivar NCNSP0323 chromosome 8, ASM357664v1 DNA includes these proteins:
- the LOC116027812 gene encoding ELMO domain-containing protein A isoform X2, protein MSPAAARSQGNCIAIRTVSTTSSISRCSLPPSGNDDAISGTPLWMGKGLTCVCFKGKGNHQRICINLTPQQEERLRRLQHRMKVCFDASKQEHQEALRALWHATYPDQELHGLISDQWKEMGWQGRDPSTDFRGAGFISLENLLFFAKTFPASFQRLLKKQGGKRSAWEYPFAVAGVNITFMIMQMLDLDATKPRTFVRGVFIQMLSDNEWAFDLLYCVAFLVMDKQWLEKNATYMEFNDVLRSTQTQLEKELLMDDVLRIEDLPSYTLLC, encoded by the exons ATGAGCCCTGCCGCAGCGCGAAGCCAAGGGAACTGTATTGCCATCCGGACAGTTTCTACTACGTCCTCCATTTCTCGATGCTCTCTCCCTCCTTCCGGCAACG ATGATGCAATTAGTGGGACTCCTCTATGGATGGGTAAAGGACTCACTTGTGTTTGCTTCAAAGGAAAGGGAAACCACCAAAGAATCTGTATCAATTTGACACCTCAACAG GAAGAGAGACTGAGAAGACTACAACATAGAATGAAGGTTTGTTTTGATGCTTCCAAGCAGGAACATCAG GAGGCTTTGAGAGCTCTATGGCATGCTACATATCCTGATCAGGAACTTCATGGTTTGATATCTGATCAGTGGAAAGAAATGGGATGGCAGGGAAGAGATCCATCCACAGACTTCAG AGGAGCAGGGTTCATTTCTCTGGAGAACCTGCTGTTTTTTGCAAAAACATTTCCA GCATCGTTTCAACGGCTGCTGAAGAAGCAAGGCGGAAAACGGTCTGCATGGGAGTATCCATTTGCTGTTGCTGGTGTAAATATTACATTCATGATCATGCAGATGCTTGACCTGGATGCAA CAAAACCCAGAACTTTTGTCAGAGGAGTATTTATTCAGATGCTATCAG ATAATGAATGGGCATTCGATCTACTTTACTGCGTGGCATTCTTGGTTATGGACAAACAATGGCTGGAGAAAAACGCTACATACATGGAGTTTAAT GATGTCTTGAGATCCACACAAACACAGCTGGAGAAGGAACTTTTGATGGATGATGTTTTAAGGATTGAAGACTTGCCTTCCTATACCCTTCTCTGCTAG
- the LOC116027812 gene encoding ELMO domain-containing protein A isoform X1: MSPAAARSQGNCIAIRTVSTTSSISRCSLPPSGNDDAISGTPLWMGKGLTCVCFKGKGNHQRICINLTPQQEERLRRLQHRMKVCFDASKQEHQEALRALWHATYPDQELHGLISDQWKEMGWQGRDPSTDFSRGAGFISLENLLFFAKTFPASFQRLLKKQGGKRSAWEYPFAVAGVNITFMIMQMLDLDATKPRTFVRGVFIQMLSDNEWAFDLLYCVAFLVMDKQWLEKNATYMEFNDVLRSTQTQLEKELLMDDVLRIEDLPSYTLLC; encoded by the exons ATGAGCCCTGCCGCAGCGCGAAGCCAAGGGAACTGTATTGCCATCCGGACAGTTTCTACTACGTCCTCCATTTCTCGATGCTCTCTCCCTCCTTCCGGCAACG ATGATGCAATTAGTGGGACTCCTCTATGGATGGGTAAAGGACTCACTTGTGTTTGCTTCAAAGGAAAGGGAAACCACCAAAGAATCTGTATCAATTTGACACCTCAACAG GAAGAGAGACTGAGAAGACTACAACATAGAATGAAGGTTTGTTTTGATGCTTCCAAGCAGGAACATCAG GAGGCTTTGAGAGCTCTATGGCATGCTACATATCCTGATCAGGAACTTCATGGTTTGATATCTGATCAGTGGAAAGAAATGGGATGGCAGGGAAGAGATCCATCCACAGACTTCAG caGAGGAGCAGGGTTCATTTCTCTGGAGAACCTGCTGTTTTTTGCAAAAACATTTCCA GCATCGTTTCAACGGCTGCTGAAGAAGCAAGGCGGAAAACGGTCTGCATGGGAGTATCCATTTGCTGTTGCTGGTGTAAATATTACATTCATGATCATGCAGATGCTTGACCTGGATGCAA CAAAACCCAGAACTTTTGTCAGAGGAGTATTTATTCAGATGCTATCAG ATAATGAATGGGCATTCGATCTACTTTACTGCGTGGCATTCTTGGTTATGGACAAACAATGGCTGGAGAAAAACGCTACATACATGGAGTTTAAT GATGTCTTGAGATCCACACAAACACAGCTGGAGAAGGAACTTTTGATGGATGATGTTTTAAGGATTGAAGACTTGCCTTCCTATACCCTTCTCTGCTAG